From Candidatus Nomurabacteria bacterium, one genomic window encodes:
- a CDS encoding DUF302 domain-containing protein, whose amino-acid sequence MQYGYSKQVALPFTEAVTKTKDALAVEGFGVLTEINVAATLKKKLDINFNQYVIFGACNPAFAHQALEAEPEIGLLLPCNVIVYERDGSVHVSAILPTVAMQMVKNDSLHEIATAVEAKLKTVVDAIA is encoded by the coding sequence ATGCAATACGGCTATTCAAAACAAGTAGCGCTACCCTTTACGGAAGCGGTGACAAAAACTAAAGACGCACTGGCAGTGGAAGGTTTCGGGGTGCTCACTGAGATTAATGTTGCTGCCACGCTGAAGAAAAAACTCGATATTAATTTCAATCAGTACGTCATATTTGGTGCGTGTAACCCGGCGTTTGCCCACCAAGCACTCGAGGCAGAACCAGAGATTGGTCTACTACTTCCGTGCAACGTAATTGTTTACGAGCGCGACGGCAGTGTGCATGTCTCCGCCATTCTGCCAACGGTCGCCATGCAAATGGTTAAAAACGACTCATTACACGAAATCGCAACTGCAGTTGAAG
- a CDS encoding DUF1573 domain-containing protein: protein MNKYTIGAILLGTILLLVMVSTQSNNAGQAATKQSATSIITVTGDKYDFGTIDIFGGKVHTTYMLKNEGPDDVTITNAQTSCMCTEGEIDGYTFGMHGSNVHNIVIPAGAEKEVTATFDPLAHGPNGTGKITRELVLKTNSTASPEVRMMFNGDVAKNENN from the coding sequence ATGAACAAATACACTATTGGTGCGATCTTGCTGGGAACCATTCTGTTGCTGGTAATGGTCTCGACCCAGAGCAACAACGCTGGACAAGCAGCCACCAAACAATCAGCCACATCTATCATCACTGTTACGGGAGACAAATATGACTTCGGTACAATTGATATCTTTGGCGGCAAAGTACATACAACTTACATGCTCAAAAATGAAGGACCCGATGATGTCACTATCACCAACGCCCAAACGAGCTGTATGTGTACCGAAGGCGAAATAGACGGTTATACATTCGGTATGCATGGTAGTAACGTGCACAACATTGTCATCCCGGCCGGTGCAGAAAAAGAAGTGACCGCCACCTTCGACCCACTCGCTCATGGTCCGAATGGTACCGGTAAGATCACTCGAGAATTGGTCCTTAAGACCAACTCCACTGCTTCACCGGAAGTACGAATGATGTTCAATGGAGACGTCGCTAAAAATGAAAACAATTAA
- a CDS encoding DUF1573 domain-containing protein, whose translation MNNKTIVIAVFVLLLGGLAYYTVGYNRHTDSSDSHEAMMGAHDDGTIEPYEIYPGDVAEKIKNNDNIVLLDVRTPEEYAENHLKGALLLPVQELSQQSLNAIGLGENAKDKEIYLYCRSGSRSQTAYNIMRSLGYTNIKSVAGGMIHWEEDNYPFTESGVYEGNQMMNGETMMPDDATGPHITFNQTSHDFGVIPQYGGKVETTFTVTNTGKETLQIGDLTTSCSCTSAMIAETSIEPGKSTTLTVVFDPNFHEEPLDVFKRTVFIPTNDPRNPEAEVSITVDIAEGQ comes from the coding sequence ATGAATAACAAAACTATAGTAATTGCCGTGTTTGTGCTTCTCCTTGGTGGACTAGCCTACTACACCGTTGGCTACAACCGCCACACGGACTCGAGCGACAGTCACGAAGCTATGATGGGTGCCCACGACGATGGCACCATCGAACCATATGAAATCTACCCAGGTGATGTTGCTGAAAAAATTAAGAACAATGACAACATTGTCTTGCTTGACGTGCGAACACCTGAAGAATATGCCGAAAATCACCTCAAGGGTGCACTACTGCTTCCGGTACAAGAACTCTCACAGCAGTCACTGAATGCAATCGGACTCGGCGAAAACGCAAAAGACAAGGAGATCTACCTCTACTGTCGTAGCGGCAGTCGGAGTCAGACGGCGTATAACATCATGCGCTCGCTCGGGTACACCAACATTAAAAGTGTGGCTGGTGGTATGATCCACTGGGAAGAAGACAACTACCCATTTACTGAGTCAGGTGTATACGAAGGAAATCAAATGATGAACGGTGAGACTATGATGCCGGACGATGCTACTGGCCCTCACATTACCTTTAATCAAACCAGTCACGACTTTGGGGTTATTCCGCAATACGGTGGCAAGGTTGAAACGACCTTCACGGTCACAAATACCGGCAAAGAGACGTTACAGATTGGCGACCTAACGACGAGCTGCAGCTGTACGAGCGCAATGATCGCGGAAACCTCTATTGAACCCGGTAAAAGTACAACTCTGACAGTGGTGTTCGATCCAAACTTCCACGAGGAACCGCTTGATGTCTTTAAACGTACCGTCTTTATTCCTACCAACGACCCCCGAAATCCTGAAGCAGAAGTCTCAATCACTGTCGATATTGCAGAGGGTCAGTAA